A single genomic interval of Dromiciops gliroides isolate mDroGli1 chromosome 1, mDroGli1.pri, whole genome shotgun sequence harbors:
- the PDE4A gene encoding cAMP-specific 3',5'-cyclic phosphodiesterase 4A isoform X8, translated as MPLVDFFCETCSKPWLVGWWDQFKRMLNRELTHLSEMSRSGNQVSEYISTTFLDKQADVEIPSPTPKEQENQLQQQPQRQPMSQISGVKKLTHSSSLSNSGIPRFGVKTDQEELLGKELENLNKWGLNIFQVAEFSNGRSLGCIMYTIFQERDLLKTFKIPVDTLVTYMLTLEDHYHADVAYHNSLHAADVLQSTHVLLATPALDAVFTDLEILAALFAAAIHDVDHPGVSNQFLINTNSELALMYNDESVLENHHLAVGFKLLQEENCDIFQNLNKRQRQSLRRMVIDMVLATDMSKHMSLLADLKTMVETKKVTSSGVLLLDNYTDRIQVLRNMVHCADLSNPTKPLALYRQWTDRIMEEFFRQGDKERERGMEISPMCDKHTASVEKSQVGFIDYIVHPLWETWADLVHPDAQEILDMLEDNRDWYHSAIPQSPSPPPEEPPGQGQDKFHFELIHEEDTAATKTVAQLEEEDEPVPEVGRAGPGCGSPKGRLPAPPSERPLSPSGALVLQETCQRPDSTEEEQQLKEPTAAKEAKQSLLGSPQELESDGEVAEADASLPAEEKTSLEAPTLSSLGDLGCPS; from the exons ATGCCACTGGTGGATTTCTTCTGTGAGACCTGCTCCAAACCATGGCTGGTGGGCTGGTGGGACCAG TTCAAGAGGATGCTGAACCGTGAGCTGACACACCTGTCAGAAATGAGCCGGTCGGGGAACCAGGTCTCGGAATACATCTCCACCACCTTCCTGG ACAAGCAGGCTGATGTAGAGATACCATCCCCTACACCCAAGGAGCAGGAGAATCAGCTTCAGCAACAGCCACAGAGGCAACCCATGTCCCAAATCAGTGGGGTCAAAAAGCTCACACATAGCTCCAGTCTCAGCAACTCTGGCATTCCCCGATTTGGGGTCAAGACTGACCAGGAAGAGCTGCTGGGCAAG GAGCTGGAAAACTTGAACAAGTGGGGCCTTAACATCTTCCAAGTAGCTGAGTTCTCCAATGGCCGGTCCCTAGGATGTATCATGTACACCATATTCCAG GAAAGGGACCTGCTGAAGACCTTTAAGATCCCAGTGGATACACTGGTTACCTACATGCTGACCCTGGAGGACCACTACCACGCTGATGTGGCCTATCACAATAGCCTGCATGCTGCTGATGTTCTGCAGTCCACACATGTGCTTCTGGCCACACCAGCACTTGAT GCCGTGTTCACAGATCTGGAAATCCTAGCTGCTTTGTTTGCTGCTGCCATCCACGACGTTGACCACCCAGGGGTCTCTAACCAGTTCCTCATCAATACCA ACTCAGAACTAGCCCTGATGTACAATGATGAGTCTGTGCTGGAGAATCACCACCTGGCTGTGGGCTTCAAGCTACTGCAGGAGGAGAATTGTGACATCTTCCAGAACCTAAacaagaggcagaggcagagtcTTCGCAGGATGGTCATTGACATG GTGCTGGCCACAGATATGTCTAAACACATGAGCCTTCTGGCTGACCTCAAGACCATGGTGGAAACGAAGAAAGTGACAAGCTCAGGGGTCCTGCTGTTGGACAACTATACGGACCGAATCCAG GTCCTTCGGAACATGGTGCACTGTGCTGACCTCAGCAACCCGACAAAGCCACTGGCACTGTATAGGCAATGGACTGACCGGATCATGGAAGAATTCTTCCGCCAGGGAGACAAGGAACGGGAAAGAGGCATGGAGATCAGCCCCATGTGTGACAAGCACACAGCATCTGTGGAGAAATCACAG GTGGGCTTCATCGACTACATTGTGCATCCACTATGGGAGACGTGGGCAGACCTGGTTCACCCCGATGCTCAGGAGATTTTGGACATGCTGGAGGATAATCGAGATTGGTACCATAGTGCTATCCCACAGAGCCCCTCACCACCCCCTGAAGAGCCACCTGGCCAGGGCCAGGACAAGTTCCACTTTGAATTGATCCATGAGGAAGATACAGCAGCCACAAAGACAGTCGCACAATTGGAGGAAGAGGACGAGCCAGTCCCCGAGGTGGGGCGGGCAGGCCCAGGCTGTGGCTCCCCAAAGGGCCGCCTGCCCGCCCCACCCTCCGAAAGGCCCCTAAGCCCCTCAGGAGCTTTGGTTCTTCAAGAGACCTGTCAAAGGCCAGACTCGACGGAGGAGGAACAGCAACTAAAGGAGCCCACGGCAGCCAAAGAGGCGAAGCAGTCCCTGCTCGGATCGCCTCAGGAGTTGGAGTCAGACGGGGAAGTAGCCGAGGCCGATGCCTCTTTGCCAGCAGAGGAAAAAACATCATTGGAAGCCCCAACCTTATCCAGCCTAGGGGACCTGGGGTGTCCATCCTGA